Proteins from a genomic interval of Gossypium hirsutum isolate 1008001.06 chromosome A09, Gossypium_hirsutum_v2.1, whole genome shotgun sequence:
- the LOC107889403 gene encoding uncharacterized protein has product MATCAWLLSLCFTLVFCLCNASRTPPISPSLDGFLTNGNFEQAPKKENLNKTVILGKYSLPGWEIDGTVEFMSGGPQPGGFYFPIPRGAHAVRLGNEASISQNVNVKPGFIYSITFGTTRTCAQDEVLRISVPAQTTDISIQTLYSTDGGDTMAIAFKATAKVVKVTFHNPGVQEDPTCGPLLDAIAIKEMPPLTYTEGNLVKNSGFETGPHTFKNFSTGVLLPPHKQDTISPLPGWIIESLKPVKFIDKKHFSVPSGQFAIEMVAGRESAIAQVIRTAPNKDYTLTFTVGDAKNDCHGSMMVEAFAGKGTLKVPYVSQGKGGFKTASFRFQAISARTRITFYSAYYHTKLHDFGHMCGPVLDDVKVLPVS; this is encoded by the exons ATGGCTACTTGTGCTTGGTTACTCTCCCTTTGCTTTACTCTCGTTTTCTGTCTGTGTAATGCCTCTCGTACGCCACCCATTTCCCCATCCCTTGATG GATTTTTGACCAATGGTAACTTCGAGCAAGCACCCAAGAAAGAGAACCTCAACAAAACAGTGATACTGGGGAAATACTCGCTTCCAGGATGGGAAATCGATGGCACGGTGGAGTTCATGTCAGGGGGACCTCAACCTGGTGGGTTTTACTTCCCCATTCCACGTGGTGCCCATGCTGTGAGGCTGGGCAACGAGGCGTCCATCTCTCAGAATGTGAATGTCAAGCCTGGCTTCATTTACTCCATAACATTTGGTACCACAAGGACTTGCGCCCAAGATGAGGTGCTCAGGATCTCTGTCCCTGCTCAGACCACTGACATCTCCATTCAGACCCTTTACAGCACGGATGGTGGTGACACCATGGCTATTGCTTTCAAGGCTACCGCTAAAGTAGTCAAGGTCACCTTCCATAACCCTGGGGTTCAAGAAGATCCAACATGTGGACCTCTCTTGGATGCCATTGCCATCAAAGAAATGCCTCCTCTAACTTATACCGAAG GAAACCTAGTAAAAAACAGTGGGTTCGAGACTGGCCCCCATACCTTCAAGAACTTCTCAACAGGGGTCCTCCTGCCTCCGCACAAGCAAGACACCATTTCACCACTCCCAGGGTGGATCATTGAATCCCTAAAACCCGTAAAATTCATCGACAAGAAGCACTTCTCGGTTCCTTCAGGACAGTTCGCCATCGAGATGGTTGCGGGAAGAGAGAGCGCCATTGCCCAAGTCATCAGAACAGCTCCCAACAAAGACTATACCCTCACTTTCACCGTCGGAGATGCCAAGAACGATTGCCATGGATCAATGATGGTCGAAGCCTTTGCTGGTAAGGGAACTCTCAAGGTCCCATATGTTTCTCAAGGAAAGGGTGGATTCAAGACCGCGAGTTTTAGGTTCCAAGCTATCTCTGCTAGAACAAGGATTACTTTTTACAGTGCTTATTACCATACCAAGTTGCATGATTTTGGCCATATGTGTGGGCCTGTCTTGGATGATGTCAAGGTTCTCCCTGTCTCTTAA